Proteins from a single region of Harpia harpyja isolate bHarHar1 chromosome 14, bHarHar1 primary haplotype, whole genome shotgun sequence:
- the TK1 gene encoding thymidine kinase, cytosolic — protein sequence MNCLTVPGVHPGSPSRPRGQIQVIFGPMFSGKSTELMRRVRRFQLAQYQCLLVKYAKDTRYCTSGVSTHDRNTMEALPACLLKDVYQEALASAVIGIDEGQFFPDIVEFCEMMANAGKTVIVAALDGTFQRKAFGSILNLVPLAESVVKLNAVCMECYQEASYTKRLGAEREVEVIGGADKYHSVCRACYFCKRPQQPGLENKENVPMGLKQLDVAASRKIFAS from the exons GTGATCTTCGGACCCATGTTCTCCGGGAAGAG CACGGAGCTTATGCGGCGGGTGCGGCGGTTCCAGCTCGCTCAGTACCAGTGCCTGCTGGTGAAGTATGCCAAGGACACACGCTACTGCACCTCTGGCGTCTCCACGCACGACAG GAACACCATGGAGGCCCTGCCAGCCTGCCTCCTCAAGGATGTGTACCAGGAGGCACTGGCCTCAGCGGTCATCGGCATTGACGAGGGCCAGTTC TTCCCAGACATCGTGGAGTTCTGTGAGATGATGGCCAATGCTGGGAAAACTGTCAtcgttgctgctcttgatgggaCTTTCCAGAGAAAg GCCTTCGGGAGCATCCTGAACCTGGTGCCGCTGGCAGAGAGCGTGGTGAAGCTGAATGCCGTATGCATGGAGTGCTACCAAGAAGCCTCCTACACAAAGaggctgggagcagagagggag GTTGAAGTGATTGGAGGAGCAGACAAGTACCACTCCGTCTGCCGAGCCTGCTACTTCTGCAAGCGGCCTCAGCAGCCTGGGTTGGAAAACAAGGAGAACGTGCCCATGGGGCTGAAGCAGCTGGATGTGGCTGCCTCCCGGAAGATCTTTGCTTCTTGA